A genomic stretch from Oryzias latipes chromosome 24, ASM223467v1 includes:
- the mut gene encoding methylmalonyl-CoA mutase, mitochondrial — MLSAHKACAALAARRLLQASASSSHTRHRLIHTSSSHRDRSQLHPEWASLAKKQLKGKNPEDLIWRTPEGISIKPVYTQADSEGRADELPGTFPYTRGPYPTMYTYRPWTIRQYAGFSTVEESNKFYKDNIKAGQQGLSVAFDLPTHRGYDSDNPRVHGDVGMAGVAIDSVEDMKLLFDEIPLEKMSVSMTMNGAVIPVLAMFIVTGEEQGVPKEKLTGTIQNDILKEFMVRNTYIFPPEPSMHAIADIFAYTSKNMPKFNSISISGYHLQEAGADAILELAYTIANGLEYCRTGLKAGLTIDEFAPRLSFFWGIGMNFYMEIAKLRAARRLWATLLKENFQPKISKSLLLRTHCQTSGWSLTEQDPYNNVIRTVIEGMAAVFGGTQSLHTNSFDEALGLPTVKSARIARNTQIIIQEESGIPKVADPWGGSHMMETLTDDVYDAALKFIKEIEEMGGMAKAVAEGIPKLRIEECAARRQARIDSGSEVIVGVNKYRLEKEETVEVLAIDNTVVRQKQIEKLKKVRESRDPEAARSCLAAIEECARTREGNLLALAVEAARARCSVGEITDAMKRVFGEHKASTRMVSGAYRSEFGEHEEIAVVHNRVVEFKRHEGRNPRLLVAKMGQDGHDRGAKVIATGFADLGFDVDIGPLFQTPLEVAQQAVDADVHCVGISTLAAGHKTLVPELIKELRKLNRPDILVICGGVIPPQDYEFLYRSGVCAIFGPGTRIPQAAVEVIDSIEKSLESMRQAM; from the exons ATGCTGTCTGCACACAAAGCATGTGCAGCACTAGCCGCCCGCCGCCTGCTTCAAGCCTCCGCCTCCTCGTCCCACACACGCCACCGTCTCATCCACACGTCCTCGTCGCATCGGGACAGATCCCAGCTGCATCCGGAGTGGGCCAGCCTGGCTAAGAAACAGCTGAAAGGAAAGAACCCAGAGGATCTAATATGGCGCACACCTGAGGGAATCAGCATCAAGCCGGTGTACACTCAGGCTGACTCAGAGGGACGTGCTGATGAACTGCCGGGAACGTTTCCCTACACTAGAGGGCCCTATCCCACAATGTACACATACAGACCATGGACAATCAGGCAGTATGCTGGCTTTAGCACCGTGGAGGAGAGCAACAAATTCTATAAAGATAACATTAAAG CCGGCCAGCAGGGCCTCTCCGTGGCTTTTGACCTCCCAACTCACCGTGGTTACGACTCGGACAACCCCAGAGTCCACGGGGATGTGGGCATGGCCGGAGTAGCCATAGACTCGGTGGAGGACATGAAGCTGCTCTTTGATGAAATCCCTCTGGAGAAGATGTCCGTGTCGATGACCATGAACGGCGCCGTCATCCCAGTTCTGGCCATGTTTATCGTGACTGGAGAGGAGCAGGGCGTTCCCAAAGAGAAGCTAACCGGCACTattcaaaatgacattttaaaagaattcatgGTACGCAACACGTATATCTTCCCTCCGGAACCTTCCATGCATGCCATAGCCGACATCTTTGCTTATACCTCCAAG AACATGCCCAAGTTCAACTCCATCTCCATCAGTGGCTACCACCTTCAGGAGGCCGGGGCGGATGCCATCCTGGAGCTGGCCTACACTATCGCCAACGGGCTGGAGTATTGCCGGACGGGACTGAAAGCAGGTTTAACCATCGACGAATTTGCCCCAAG ATTGTCGTTCTTCTGGGGCATCGGGATGAATTTCTACATGGAAATAGCCAAGCTGAGAGCCGCCCGGAGGCTGTGGGCCACACTCCTTAAAGAAAACTTCCAGCCCAAGATTTCCAAGTCCCTCCTCCTGCGAACACACTGCCAGACGTCGGGCTGGTCGCTGACAGAGCAG GATCCGTACAACAATGTAATCCGCACAGTGATCGAGGGCATGGCCGCCGTGTTCGGGGGCACGCAGTCCCTCCACACCAACTCCTTTGACGAGGCGCTGGGCCTTCCGACGGTGAAGAGCGCTCGCATCGCCAGGAACACCCAGATTATCATCCAGGAGGAGTCGGGAATCCCCAAAGTGGCCGACCCCTGGGGGGGCTCGCACATGATGGAAACTCTCACCGATGACGTTTATGATGCAGCGCTCAAG TTCATTAAAGAGATCGAGGAGATGGGGGGCATGGCCAAAGCCGTGGCAGAGGGCATTCCTAAACTCCGCATTGAGGAGTGTGCTGCACGAAGACAGGCCCGCATCGACTCAG gaaGTGAAGTCATTGTCGGAGTGAACAAGTACCGTCTGGAGAAAGAGGAGACGGTGGAGGTGCTGGCGATAGATAACACGGTCGTACGTCAGAAACAGATTGAGAAGCTCAAAAAG GTGAGGGAAAGTCGAGACCCGGAGGCTGCGAGGAGCTGTCTGGCGGCCATCGAGGAGTGCGCTCGGACCAGGGAGGGGAACCTTTTGGCCCTGGCTGTGGAGGCGGCTCGAGCCAG ATGCTCTGTTGGAGAAATCACTGATGCCATGAAGAGAGTGTTTGGGGAACACAAGGCCAGCACACGGATGGTGAGCGGAGCGTATCGCAGCGAGTTCGGAGAACACGAAGAGATCGCCGTGGTCCACAACAG AGTCGTAGAGTTCAAGAGGCACGAGGGCAGGAACCCTCGACTACTCGTGGCAAAAATGGGGCAGGACGGTCACGACCGGGGAGCAAAGGTCATCGCTACGGGTTTTGCAGACCTGGGGTTTGACGTGGACATCGGACCGCTCTTTCAG ACCCCTCTTGAGGTTGCCCAGCAGGCCGTTGATGCGGACGTCCACTGTGTCGGCATCAGCACGCTGGCTGCCGGACACAAAACTCTGGTCCCGGAGCTCATCAAGGAGCTGCGGAAGCTCAACAGACCCGATATCCTCGTCATATGTGGAGGTGTCATCCCGCCACAG GACTACGAGTTCCTGTATCGGAGCGGCGTGTGCGCCATCTTCGGTCCGGGAACCAGAATCCCACAAGCTGCCGTTGAGGTCATAGACAGCATCGAGAAAAGCCTGGAAAGCATGCGGCAAGCCATGTGA
- the LOC101174635 gene encoding opsin-5-like, with product MDIYASALSPALDIGTGCYLLVLTVLSIIGNLLVVIMAFKRSSRMKPPELLSVNLALTDLGAAVFMYPLAVASAWSHHWLGGDVSCIYYGLAGFFFGSASVMNLTALAVVRFIVSLNLHSPKEKVSWRKVKILCLWSWLYALIWALFPILGWGRYGPEPFGLSCSLAWGEMKQEGPSFVISLFSFNLVLPSVVIICCYFGIAMKLYFTYKKSANSNHVPNIIKLHRRLLIIAILISIGFIGCWTPYGLVSLWSIFNDSSKIPPEVSLLPCMFAKSSTVYNPMIYYFFSKSFQREVKQLSWLCVGSNPCHVSNSVNDNNIYMVSVNVKSKETRRETLQEITESRQ from the exons ATGGATATTTACGCATCTGCTTTGTCACCGGCGCTGGACATCGGAACCGGCTGCTACCTTCTGGTGTTAA CTGTTTTGTCCATCATAGGAAACCTGCTCGTTGTCATCATGGCCTTCAAAAGGTCGTCGAGGATGAAGCCACCGGAGCTGCTCAGCGTGAATCTGGCTCTGACTGACCTGGGAGCGGCTGTCTTCATGTACCCTCTGGCTGTGGCTTCTGCCTGGAGTCACCACTGGTTGGGCGGCGACGTTTCCTGCATTTACTACGGCTTAGCCGGCTTCTTCTTCGGTAGTGCGAGCGTCATGAACCTCACCGCTTTGGCCGTGGTGCGCTTCATCGTGTCGCTCAACCTGCACTCTCCCA AGGAGAAAGTCAGTTGGAGGAAGGTGAAGATCCTGTGCCTGTGGTCCTGGCTGTACGCCCTCATATGGGCCCTGTTTCCTATCCTGGGCTGGGGGCGGTACGGCCCGGAGCCCTTCGGGCTGTCCTGCTCTCTGGCCTGGGGGGAGATGAAACAAGAAGGCCCCTCTTTCGTCATTTCCCTCTTTTCCTTCAACCTGGTCCTGCCCAGCGTGGTCATCATCTGTTGCTACTTTGGCATCGCCATGAAGCTTTACTTCACCTACAAAAAGTCGGCCAACAGCAACCACGTCCCCAATATCATCAAACTCCACCGGCGGCTGTTGATC ATTGCCATTTTGATCAGCATAGGTTTCATAGGCTGCTGGACGCCATACGGGTTGGTAAGCCTTTGGTCCATTTTCAATGACAGTAGCAAAATCCCACCTGAGGTCAGTCTGCTGCCCTGCATGTTCGCAAAGAGCTCCACTGTGTACAATCCCATGATCTACTACTTCTTCAGCAAGAGCTTCCAAAGGGAAGTGAAGCAGCTGTCGTGGCTGTGCGTCGGCTCCAACCCGTGCCACGTCTCCAACAGCGTGAACGACAACAACATCTACATGGTCAGCGTGAACGTCAAATCCAAGGAAACGCGGCGGGAAACTTTGCAGGAGATCACAGAGTCGAGACAGTGA